One Papaver somniferum cultivar HN1 chromosome 10, ASM357369v1, whole genome shotgun sequence genomic window carries:
- the LOC113315867 gene encoding uncharacterized protein LOC113315867: MVTPQGEFRGAQAKINIWKPETELGEYSAASISVIADDGAEAVSAGWRVYSDIMVTVSQGSLCRGHYFQADRFQKKGCDDIKCPNFVLISSTISIGAIFDPTSILMGSQYDPTFTIFQIANTKKQGHHTSTDMGSGQLPSEGNFGVSSFFQQVTAIDLNHIARASGKTPQTKTVMTYETTPNCYGVHVDDYREELGYTFYYGGPGYNSTCQ, translated from the exons ATGGTTACTCCCCAAGGAGAATTTCGAGGTGCACAAGCGAAGATAAACATTTGGAAACCAGAAACTGAACTAGGGGAATACAGTGCAGCGTCGATTTCGGTTATAGCGGATGACGGTGCAGAAGCTGTTAGTGCTGGATGGAGG gtctactcagacattatggtgacagtGAGCCAAGGTTCTTTGTGTCGTGGACA TTATTTTCAGGCTGACCGTTTCCAAAAAAAAGGTTGTGATGATATCAAGTGCCCAAATTTTGTGCTGATATCCTCGACTATTTCTATTGGTGCCATATTCGATCCAACATCTATTCTCATGGGAAGCCAATACGATCCCACATTCACTATTTTTCAG ATAGCGAACACAAAGAAACAAGGACACCATACTTCTACTGACATGGGTAGTGGCCAATTACCTTCAGAAGGAAATTTTGGAGTGTCAAGTTTTTTCCAGCAAGTAACAGCAATCGATTTAAATCATATAGCTAGAGCTTCCGGGAAGACGCCTCAGACAAAGACCGTTATGACATACGAGACAACCCCAAATTGTTATGGTGTGCATGTTGATGATTACCGTGAGGAGTTAGGTTATACTTTTTACTATGGAGGCCCTGGTTATAACAGTACTTGTCAGTAG
- the LOC113319743 gene encoding uncharacterized protein LOC113319743, whose translation MESLSKMWKQLQKMFCKEDGSRLNNLDETFTSFCRTPLHIAVISGDIGSATKILAMRPELALKQDSNGFTPLHLASVRRSLPMVRLLLENKPAGASILQDEDGRTPLHLAAMKNRVDIMKLLLEEGLSEAIHLKNHNTGETILHCCVKSDSSIKTLELLVNQVVHAPISEENPNPISINSTDNSGNTILHLAAKMGNMKITNYLLLNNNVKININVVNEERLKALDMLSQAKGNDLKFGFYSYFVHHETHKSKSLSENGDHEGLKDRVNAIMVVATLVAGIAFQAAMNPPGGVWQDDSKVNSNTDPITFAYYLESRYGSSLSDGFDKFFDENVPDHAYSDEQYDGLYNLVDGLMSLQGGDDYYDMTADGLIVDDSAFTKVVSNYSNSWNSSNGVFFPYLIRYAGYPILAYKYPTEYVYYMITNGVAFLVSLTIIFLVICGFMNGTSVTQVRILVVLMCIPIGCIAFGYMSIIEAMVPDFYTQAVYVYVVLQIFLGVCCLLGVLWFFVWTAWKIFKLRKKTRDQHIGVINYLKALFFSMDEKTVGKLVLFIVCYGAFRLIGGYLNHIGDGGWSHINPFLK comes from the exons ATGGAGAGTTTATCTAAAATGTGGAAGCAACTTCAAAAGATGTTCTGTAAAGAAGATGGCTCTCGTCTTAATAATCTAGATGAAACATTTACTAGTTTCTGCAGGACTCCGTTACACATAGCAGTTATATCTGGCGATATCGGATCCGCAACAAAAATTCTAGCTATGAGACCTGAACTTGCATTGAAACAAGACTCAAATGGATTTACTCCACTTCACCTTGCTTCTGTGAGAAGGAGTCTTCCAATGGTGAGATTATTGCTAGAGAACAAACCTGCAGGTGCTAGTATACTTCAAGATGAAGATGGAAGAACACCTCTACATCTAGCAGCTATGAAAAATCGAGTGGATATCATGAAACTACTATTGGAAGAAGGACTATCCGAAGCAATTCACCTAAAGAATCATAATACTGGTGAGACCATACTACACTGTTGTGTAAAAAGTGATAGTAGTATTAAGACCCTAGAGCTCTTAGTAAACCAGGTTGTACATGCGCCAATTTCAGAGGAAAATCCAAATCCTATATCTATCAACTCCACGGACAACAGTGGCAACACCATCTTGCACCTTGCTGCAAAAATGGGGAATATGAAG attaCAAATTATTTACTGCTGAATAATAATGTAAAAATTAATATAAACGTGGTAAACGAGGAGCGCCTCAAAGCCTTGGATATGTTATCGCAAGCTAAAGGGAATGATCTAAAATTCGGGTTTTATAGTTATTTTGTACACCATGAGACGCATAAGAGTAAAAGTTTGTCTGAAAACGGTGATCATGAAGGGCTGAAAGACAGGGTCAATGCAATAATGGTGGTGGCAACGTTGGTAGCAGGAATCGCATTTCAAGCTGCAATGAACCCTCCAGGCGGGGTTTGGCAAGATGATTCCAAAGTTAACTCTAATACCGACCCCATTACTTTTGCTTATTATCTGGAGTCAAGATATGGCTCCTCCTTGTCTGATGGTTTCGATAAGTTCTTTGATGAAAACGTGCCAGATCACGCATACAGTGATGAACAATATGATGGCCTTTACAATCTTGTGGATGGTCTAATGAGTTTGCAGGGTGGTGACGATTATTACGATATGACAGCGGATGGTTTAATTGTGGATGATTCGGCGTTTACCAAAGTTGTTTCAAACTACAGCAACAGTTGGAATAGTAGTAATGGTGTTTTTTTCCCTTATCTAATACGGTACGCTGGATACCCTATATTGGCTTACAAATACCCAACAGAATACGTGTATTACATGATTACTAATGGGGTTGCGTTTCTTGTGTCTCTGACTATAATATTTTTGGTCATATGTGGGTTTATGAACGGAACATCTGTTACTCAAGTTCGTATTCTGGTCGTGTTGATGTGTATTCCAATCGGATGTATCGCCTTCGGTTATATGTCAATAATAGAAGCTATGGTACCAGACTTTTATACTCAAGCAGTTTATGTGTATGTTGTACTCCAAATATTTCTTGGAGTCTGCTGCTTACTGGGAGTACTTTGGTTCTTCGTCTGGACTGCATGGAAGATATTTaagctgcgaaagaaaacgaGAGACCAACATATTGGAGTTATTAATTACCTTAAAGCGCTCTTCTTCAGCATGGATGAAAAGACGGTAGGAAAACTTGTTTTGTTTATTGTTTGTTATGGTGCTTTCCGTCTTATTGGAGGATATCTTAATCATATTGGTGATGGTGGTTGGTCACATATTAACCCGTTTTTGAAGTAA
- the LOC113315868 gene encoding uncharacterized protein LOC113315868, with amino-acid sequence MFLTDLRDKLNAHPNPLTFISDGQKGILEGVQAVFPEANHIYCWRHLYSNFKEHYKGQKLYASQWNAAKCYKIKHFQKHMEEIRQESPLAVKYLEDAGVESWSRAFFADTSKCEHLNNNFSESFNSMEKNLRDKPICKLLDLYDQMVMGLFHKRRTESATWNPKSSKTVFVVNLETKQCSCLQWKMRGFVFQHAVCCLKSLRPDWKKYCSKYYIVAAYRATYAPAIARFTRKDDWPELEEHEKIELQPALKIRKTGRPRVKRMGAWDEPKTHRRTYSCGICGSNGHNRSTCAGGDVGQNPKEKRPRTQVDGATFISSQTPAPIYTKGKAKKNKTSWKGESSQASTAAAAPSTTKNQKMT; translated from the exons atgtttctcactGACTTGAGAGATAAACTTAATGCACATCCAAACCCTCTGACCTTCATTTCAGACGGGCAGAAAGGGATACTTGAAGGTGTTCAAGCTGTGTTCCCAGAAGCAAATCACATATATTGTTGGAG GCACTTATATTCGAATTTCAAGGAACACTACAAGGGACAAAAACTGTATGCCTCACAATGGAATGCAGCAAAATGTTACAAAATCAAGCATTTCCAG AAACACATGGAAGAGATAAGACAGGAAAGTCCCTTGGCTGTGAAGTACCTAGAAGATGCTGGTGTTGAGTCTTGGTCTAGGGCTTTCTTTGCTGACACTAGTAAATGTGAACACCTAAACAATAACTTTAGTGAGTCCTTCAATTCCATGGAAAAAAATCTTAGGGACAAACCAATCTGTAAACTATTAGACCTTTACGATCAGATGGTTATGGGTCTTTTTCACAAGAGAAGGACAGAGAGTGCAACATGGAATCCTAAAA GTAGCAAAAcagtttttgttgttaacttggaAACAAAACAATGTAGTTGTCTTCAATGGAAAATGAGAGGTTTTGTTTTCCAGCATGCAGTTTGCTGTTTGAAGTCATTGAGACCAGATTGGAAAAA GTATTGCTCTAAGTATTATATTGTTGCTGCATACAGGGCCACATATGCACCAGCTATTGCTCGATTTACTAGAAAAGATGACTGGCCTGAG TTGGAGGAACATGAAAAGATAGAGTTGCAGCCTGCTCTCAAGATCAGGAAAACAGGAAGACCTAGAGTTAAGAGAATGGGAGCATGGGATGAACCTAAAACACATAGAAGGACTTATTCTTGTGGCATTTGTGGTTCAAATGGTCATAACAGATCAACATGTGCAGGTGGTGATGTTGGTCAGAATCCTAAGGAAAAGAGGCCAAGAACTCAAGTAGATGGTGCTACCTTCATAAGTAGTCAAACACCTGCACCCATTTATACAAAAGGTAAAGCTAAGAAAAACAAGACAAGTTGGAAGGGGGAATCATCTCAAGCATCTACTGCAGCTGCAGCTCCATCTACTACAAAGAACCAGAAAATGACTTAG